From a region of the Panicum virgatum strain AP13 chromosome 2K, P.virgatum_v5, whole genome shotgun sequence genome:
- the LOC120695954 gene encoding zinc finger protein JAGGED-like: protein MEGGFNKAGSPEASGEGGGTRRAPAGAYYECSFCKRGFTNAQALGGHMNIHRKDRGGKPGTAPPQQDDAGGSRTYGGGDVHLGLSLGRKDDVDLELRLGGYPYN, encoded by the coding sequence ATGGAAGGTGGCTTCAACAAGGCCGGCTCCCCGGAGGCgtccggcgagggcggcggcacgcggcgggcgccggcgggggcctaCTACGAGTGCTCCTTCTGCAAGAGGGGGTTCACCAACGCGCAGGCGCTGGGAGGCCACATGAACATCCACCGCAAGGACCGCGGCGGCAAGCCGGGgacagcgccgccgcagcaggacGACGCCGGTGGCTCCCGGacctacggcggcggcgacgtgcaCCTGGGCCTCTCCCTGGGGAGGAAGGATGACGTCGATCTGGAGCTCAGGCTTGGGGGCTATCCCTATAATTAA
- the LOC120669385 gene encoding methyltransferase-like protein isoform X1, producing MEVEEAGGGVENAGKDEVEAEYHSHDFEWEDLRAEVESDPAFSYHLSPFPGPAASTTSPPQPSSEAWRNFHRRHASGKFFKERRYLLKEFPELPNSKDCAKILEVGCGNGSTAVSILRSSESITVFACDCSKDTLEKANEIISNTKGIDIKDRFHPFLMDVSKEFFPDWLFCNACKSSHGKSTEFHLFIHLIKFPLFEFSFILPSSELCITFLLSDSCHEMRKERPDFLRENQCCVGGMDFITMIFTLSAIPFAIMPSTIEQCVCVLKPGGLLLFRDYVGLYDMTMLRFLPDQRVGFREYMRSDGTLSYFFTLDTVRELFHAAGLIELELEYCCVRSVNRKKNGKKMQRVWVHGKFLKPPSWR from the exons ATGGAAGTGGAAGAAGCAGGAGGCGGAGTGGAGAACGCCGGCAAggacgaggtggaggcggagtaCCATTCGCACGACTTCGAGTGGGAGGACCTCAGGGCGGAGGTGGAATCCGACCCCGCCTTCTCCtaccacctctccccctttcctGGCCCCGCCGCGAGCACCACCTCACCGCCGCAGCCTTCGTCGGAGGCCTGGAGAAACTTCCACCGTCGCCACGCGTCTGGCAAGTTCTTCAAG GAAAGGAGGTATTTGCTCAAGGAATTTCCTGAGCTGCCTAACAGCAAAGATTGTGCCAAGATTTTAGAAGTGGGATGTGGGAATGGAAGTACTGCTGTTTCCATACTGCG GTCTAGTGAAAGCATCACTGTCTTTGCTTGTGACTGTAGTAAAGACACTCTTGAGAAGGCAAATGAGATTATATCTAATACAAAAGGGATTGATATCAAGGATAGATTCCACCCCTTTTTAATGGATGTTTCTAAAGAATTTTTTCCAGATTGGTTATTCTGCAATGCCTGTAAAAGTTCACATGGAAAGTCTACTGAATTTCATTTGTTTATTCATTTAATTAAATTTCCTTTATTTGAATTTTCGTTCATATTACCTAGTTCTGAACTCTGCATAACATTTTTGCTTTCAGATAGTTGTCATGAAATGAGAAAAGAGCGCCCAGACTTCCTGAGAGAGAATCAATGTTGTGTCGGTGGCATGGATTTTATCACCATG ATATTCACATTATCAGCCATACCCTTCGCCATAATGCCAAGTACTATAGAGCAATGTGTTTGTGTTCTGAAACCAGGTGGCCTTCTTCTGTTTAGGGATTATG TAGGTCTTTATGACATGACGATGCTTCGGTTCTTACCTGATCAAAGAGTAGGATTTCGGGAATATATGCGGTCAGACGGCACCTTGTCATACTTCTTCACATTGGACACTGTGAGAGAACTCTTTCATGCTGCTGGGCTAATAGAG TTGGAGCTGGAATACTGCTGTGTCAGGTCAGTGAACCGAAAGAAGAACGGGAAGAAGATGCAGCGGGTATGGGTGCATGGAAAATTCCTGAAGCCACCAAGCTGGCGCTGA
- the LOC120669385 gene encoding tRNA N(3)-methylcytidine methyltransferase METTL6-like isoform X3: MEVEEAGGGVENAGKDEVEAEYHSHDFEWEDLRAEVESDPAFSYHLSPFPGPAASTTSPPQPSSEAWRNFHRRHASGKFFKERRYLLKEFPELPNSKDCAKILEVGCGNGSTAVSILRSSESITVFACDCSKDTLEKANEIISNTKGIDIKDRFHPFLMDVSKEFFPDWLFCNACKSSHDSCHEMRKERPDFLRENQCCVGGMDFITMIFTLSAIPFAIMPSTIEQCVCVLKPGGLLLFRDYVGLYDMTMLRFLPDQRVGFREYMRSDGTLSYFFTLDTVRELFHAAGLIELELEYCCVRSVNRKKNGKKMQRVWVHGKFLKPPSWR, encoded by the exons ATGGAAGTGGAAGAAGCAGGAGGCGGAGTGGAGAACGCCGGCAAggacgaggtggaggcggagtaCCATTCGCACGACTTCGAGTGGGAGGACCTCAGGGCGGAGGTGGAATCCGACCCCGCCTTCTCCtaccacctctccccctttcctGGCCCCGCCGCGAGCACCACCTCACCGCCGCAGCCTTCGTCGGAGGCCTGGAGAAACTTCCACCGTCGCCACGCGTCTGGCAAGTTCTTCAAG GAAAGGAGGTATTTGCTCAAGGAATTTCCTGAGCTGCCTAACAGCAAAGATTGTGCCAAGATTTTAGAAGTGGGATGTGGGAATGGAAGTACTGCTGTTTCCATACTGCG GTCTAGTGAAAGCATCACTGTCTTTGCTTGTGACTGTAGTAAAGACACTCTTGAGAAGGCAAATGAGATTATATCTAATACAAAAGGGATTGATATCAAGGATAGATTCCACCCCTTTTTAATGGATGTTTCTAAAGAATTTTTTCCAGATTGGTTATTCTGCAATGCCTGTAAAAGTTCACATG ATAGTTGTCATGAAATGAGAAAAGAGCGCCCAGACTTCCTGAGAGAGAATCAATGTTGTGTCGGTGGCATGGATTTTATCACCATG ATATTCACATTATCAGCCATACCCTTCGCCATAATGCCAAGTACTATAGAGCAATGTGTTTGTGTTCTGAAACCAGGTGGCCTTCTTCTGTTTAGGGATTATG TAGGTCTTTATGACATGACGATGCTTCGGTTCTTACCTGATCAAAGAGTAGGATTTCGGGAATATATGCGGTCAGACGGCACCTTGTCATACTTCTTCACATTGGACACTGTGAGAGAACTCTTTCATGCTGCTGGGCTAATAGAG TTGGAGCTGGAATACTGCTGTGTCAGGTCAGTGAACCGAAAGAAGAACGGGAAGAAGATGCAGCGGGTATGGGTGCATGGAAAATTCCTGAAGCCACCAAGCTGGCGCTGA
- the LOC120669385 gene encoding methyltransferase-like protein isoform X2 produces MEVEEAGGGVENAGKDEVEAEYHSHDFEWEDLRAEVESDPAFSYHLSPFPGPAASTTSPPQPSSEAWRNFHRRHASGKFFKERRYLLKEFPELPNSKDCAKILEVGCGNGSTAVSILRSSESITVFACDCSKDTLEKANEIISNTKGIDIKDRFHPFLMDVSKEFFPDWLFCNACKSSHGKSTEFHLFIHLIKFPLFEFSFILPSSELCITFLLSDSCHEMRKERPDFLRENQCCVGGMDFITMIFTLSAIPFAIMPSTIEQCVCVLKPGGLLLFRDYGLYDMTMLRFLPDQRVGFREYMRSDGTLSYFFTLDTVRELFHAAGLIELELEYCCVRSVNRKKNGKKMQRVWVHGKFLKPPSWR; encoded by the exons ATGGAAGTGGAAGAAGCAGGAGGCGGAGTGGAGAACGCCGGCAAggacgaggtggaggcggagtaCCATTCGCACGACTTCGAGTGGGAGGACCTCAGGGCGGAGGTGGAATCCGACCCCGCCTTCTCCtaccacctctccccctttcctGGCCCCGCCGCGAGCACCACCTCACCGCCGCAGCCTTCGTCGGAGGCCTGGAGAAACTTCCACCGTCGCCACGCGTCTGGCAAGTTCTTCAAG GAAAGGAGGTATTTGCTCAAGGAATTTCCTGAGCTGCCTAACAGCAAAGATTGTGCCAAGATTTTAGAAGTGGGATGTGGGAATGGAAGTACTGCTGTTTCCATACTGCG GTCTAGTGAAAGCATCACTGTCTTTGCTTGTGACTGTAGTAAAGACACTCTTGAGAAGGCAAATGAGATTATATCTAATACAAAAGGGATTGATATCAAGGATAGATTCCACCCCTTTTTAATGGATGTTTCTAAAGAATTTTTTCCAGATTGGTTATTCTGCAATGCCTGTAAAAGTTCACATGGAAAGTCTACTGAATTTCATTTGTTTATTCATTTAATTAAATTTCCTTTATTTGAATTTTCGTTCATATTACCTAGTTCTGAACTCTGCATAACATTTTTGCTTTCAGATAGTTGTCATGAAATGAGAAAAGAGCGCCCAGACTTCCTGAGAGAGAATCAATGTTGTGTCGGTGGCATGGATTTTATCACCATG ATATTCACATTATCAGCCATACCCTTCGCCATAATGCCAAGTACTATAGAGCAATGTGTTTGTGTTCTGAAACCAGGTGGCCTTCTTCTGTTTAGGGATTATG GTCTTTATGACATGACGATGCTTCGGTTCTTACCTGATCAAAGAGTAGGATTTCGGGAATATATGCGGTCAGACGGCACCTTGTCATACTTCTTCACATTGGACACTGTGAGAGAACTCTTTCATGCTGCTGGGCTAATAGAG TTGGAGCTGGAATACTGCTGTGTCAGGTCAGTGAACCGAAAGAAGAACGGGAAGAAGATGCAGCGGGTATGGGTGCATGGAAAATTCCTGAAGCCACCAAGCTGGCGCTGA